Proteins co-encoded in one Ziziphus jujuba cultivar Dongzao chromosome 9, ASM3175591v1 genomic window:
- the LOC107427558 gene encoding uncharacterized protein LOC107427558, with protein MAQRRPIHAVTTWVRRQPPKVKAFLAVVSGMAALVLLRFVVHDHDNLFVAAEAVHSIGISVLIYKLTKEKTCAGLSLKSQELTAIFLAVRLYCSLVMEYDIHTILDLATLGTTLWVIYMIRFKLKSSYMEDKDNFAIYFVLVPCALLALFIHPSTSHYLLNRIFWAFCVYLEAVSVLPQLRVMQNTKIVEPFTAHYVFALGVARFLSCAHWVLQVIDSRGQLLTALGYGLWPSMVLISEIVQTFILADFCYYYVKSVFGGQLVLRLPSGVV; from the exons ATGGCTCAGAGGAGGCCGATCCACGCCGTCACTACATGGGTTCGCCGACAGCCCCCAAAAGTCAAGGCCTTTCTCGCCGTCGTTTCCGGTATGGCTGCTCTCGTTCTCCTCCGATTCGTCGTTCACGATCACGACAATCTCTTTGTTGCTGCTGAGGCTGTACATTCCATTGGGATTTCCGTTCTCATCTATAAGCTCACCAAGGAGAAGACTTGTGCTG GACTGTCACTGAAGTCCCAAGAATTAACAGCTATTTTTCTAGCAGTTCGGTTGTACTGTAGTCTTGTTATGGAATATGATATACACACCATACTTGATCTAGCAACATTGGGAACGACCCTGTGGGTTATTTATATGATCCGTTTCAAATTGAAGTCTAGTTACATGGAGGACAAGGACAATTTTGCAATATATTTTGTG CTGGTGCCCTGTGCTTTGTTGGCTCTGTTCATTCATCCATCAACTTCACATTATTTATTGAACAGGATTTTCTGGGCATTCTGTGTGTATCTTGAAGCTGTTTCGGTACTTCCTCAGTTGCGGGTTATGCAGAACACAAAG ATTGTTGAACCATTCACGGCTCACTATGTGTTTGCACTGGGTGTTGCAAGGTTCCTCAGCTGTGCCCATTGGGTTCTCCAG GTAATAGATAGTAGGGGACAGTTGTTGACAGCCCTAGGCTATGGATTATGGCCTTCTATGGTTCTTATCTCAGAAATTGTCCAGACATTCATCTTAGCAGACTTCTGTTACTACTATGTCAAAAG TGTTTTTGGAGGACAGCTTGTTCTTCGTCTTCCTTCAGGTGTAGTATGA
- the LOC107427570 gene encoding dirigent protein 23-like gives MAKPCIALLVVISVTVTIPRTTQSFDAENWATRLDARKETVTNIQFYFHDTVSGKSPSAIRVAQATATEKSPTLFGALLMADDPLTETPDPKSKLLGRAQGLYGSACQEELGLIMVMNFGFTEGVYNGSSISILGKNSALNPVREMPIVGGTGLFRFARGFAVAQTHWNDITTGDAIVRYNVTVVH, from the coding sequence ATGGCAAAACCATGCATAGCTCTGTTGGTCGTCATCTCTGTAACTGTGACTATTCCACGGACGACTCAAAGCTTCGATGCAGAGAATTGGGCCACGAGGCTCGATGCCCGGAAGGAGACAGTCACCAACATTCAGTTCTATTTCCATGACACAGTCAGTGGCAAAAGCCCAAGTGCCATCAGGGTTGCTCAAGCTACTGCTACTGAGAAATCTCCAACCCTTTTTGGTGCTTTGCTTATGGCGGATGACCCATTGACTGAAACACCCGACCCGAAATCCAAGCTTCTGGGTCGAGCTCAAGGACTTTATGGGTCGGCTTGTCAGGAAGAGCTTGGATTGATTATGGTGATGAACTTTGGATTCACAGAAGGTGTATACAACGGTAGCTCAATTAGCATTCTCGGTAAGAACTCGGCTTTGAACCCTGTCCGTGAAATGCCGATCGTTGGTGGTACGGGGCTTTTCCGATTTGCACGTGGCTTTGCTGTTGCACAAACTCATTGGAATGACATTACCACCGGTGATGCCATTGTACGATATAATGTCACTGTGGTTCATTAA
- the LOC107427561 gene encoding probable alkaline/neutral invertase B, whose translation MDISINGDIRSDPAPVIEEIDFSNFTDKPRTLNTERQRSCDESLLSELSIGLSPRHLLRTLDSHRVADQLDGTFSPGRRSGFNTPWSQNGYEPHPMMAEAWEALRSSLVHFRGQPVGTIAALDNSDEKLNYDQVFVRDFVPSALAFLMNSEPEIVRNFILKTLRLQSWEKKIDRFQLGEGVMPASFKVLHDPVRNFETLIADFGESAIGRVAPVDSGFWWIILLRAYTKSTGDSSLAELPECQKGMRLILSLCLSEGFDTFPTLLCADGCCMIDRRMGVYGYPIEIQALFFMALRCALVLLKQDDEGKEIVQRISKRLHALSYHMRSYFWLDSKQLNDIYRYKTEEYSHTAVNKFNVIPDSLPEWVFDFMPIRGGYFIGNVSPARMDFRWFCLGNCIAILSSMATPEQSTAIMDLIESRWEELVGEMPLKVVYPAIESHEWRIVTGSDPKNTRWSYHNGGSWPVLLWLLTAACIKTGRPQIARRAIELAESRLLKDNWPEYYDGKLGRYIGKQARKNQTWSIAGYLVAKMMLEDPSHLGMIALEEDKQMKPLMRRSNSWTF comes from the exons ATGGACATATCTATTAATGGAGATATAAGAAGTGATCCTGCTCCAGTAATTGAAGAAATCGATTTCTCTAATTTCACAGATAAGCCTAGAACTTTGAATACAGAGAGACAAAGGTCGTGTGATGAAAGTTTACTCAGTGAATTATCCATTGGATTGTCCCCTCGTCACTTATTGAGGACTCTTGATAGCCACCGAGTGGCTGACCAACTTGATGGTACATTTTCACCTGGTAGACGGTCTGGCTTTAATACTCCATGGTCGCAGAATGGCTATGAACCACATCCTATGATGGCAGAAGCCTGGGAAGCATTGCGGAGTTCCTTGGTACATTTCCGAGGTCAGCCAGTTGGTACAATTGCTGCATTAGATAACTCTGATGAAAAACTTAACTATGATCAG GTGTTTGTTAGAGATTTTGTTCCCAGCGCGTTAGCTTTCCTGATGAATAGTGAGCCCGAAATAGTAAGAAATTTCATATTGAAGACCCTTCGTCTTCAGTCGTGGGAGAAAAAAATTGACAGATTCCAGCTAGGAGAAGGAGTGATGCCAGCCAGTTTCAAAGTACTCCATGATCCAGTCAGGAATTTTGAGACTTTGATAGCAGACTTTGGAGAGAGTGCCATAGGAAGAGTTGCTCCTGTTGATTCTGGTTTTTGGTGGATTATATTACTCCGGGCTTATACAAAATCCACAGGAGATTCTTCCTTGGCTGAACTGCCTGAGTGCCAGAAGGGCATGCGCCTGATCTTAAGTTTATGCCTTTCGGAGGGGTTTGACACTTTTCCTACTCTTCTTTGTGCTGATGGATGCTGTATGATTGATCGCAGGATG GGTGTTTATGGCTATCCCATTGAAATTCAGGCTCTTTTCTTCATGGCTTTAAGATGTGCATTAGTTTTACTTAAGCAAGATGATGAGGGCAAGGAAATTGTACAACGAATATCCAAACGACTTCATGCCTTGAGCTATCACATGAGAAGTTACTTCTGGCTAGACTCGAAGCAACTAAATGATATATACCGCTACAAGACAGAGGAATACTCTCACACAGCGGTCAACAAGTTCAATGTGATACCAGATTCTCTTCCAGAATGGGTATTCGATTTTATGCCAATTCGTGGTGGCTACTTTATTGGGAATGTCAGTCCTGCAAGAATGGATTTTCGATGGTTTTGCTTGGGAAACTGTATTGCAATTCTTTCATCTATGGCCACCCCTGAGCAATCTACTGCAATTATGGATCTTATAGAATCACGATGGGAGGAACTGGTAGGAGAAATGCCATTAAAGGTTGTTTATCCAGCCATAGAAAGCCATGAGTGGCGGATTGTAACTGGATCTGACCCAAAGAATACAAGATGGAGCTATCACAATGGAGGATCATGGCCAG tGCTTTTATGGCTTCTCACCGCTGCATGCATCAAGACTGGACGTCCCCAAATTGCAAGGCGTGCCATTGAACTTGCTGAAAGCAGGTTGCTAAAAGATAACTGGCCTGAATATTATGATGGTAAGCTTGGTCGGTACATTGGGAAGCAGGCGCGCAAAAACCAAACCTGGTCTATTGCTGGTTACTTGGTAGCGAAGATGATGCTGGAAGACCCATCTCATTTGGGAATGATAGCACTCGAGGAGGATAAACAGATGAAGCCCCTAATGAGAAGATCAAATTCATGGACATTTTGA